The Ascaphus truei isolate aAscTru1 unplaced genomic scaffold, aAscTru1.hap1 HAP1_SCAFFOLD_1451, whole genome shotgun sequence genome includes the window TTTTACACATGCAGCAAGcttctgggacagggaaaataacaggcagctaactagggagaaatgaatcccataagctgcaaagggagacagaggaatatggaatctagttccaggacaatgGTCACCCTACGCCTTGCGCATCTGCTTGGGAAATGGGGCCACTGCCAGGACCGCATTGAACATCCGAAGGAGACAATTGCTCAAAGAacttcttataatagagattcgAGAAGCCATCCGGCCCCGGAGCCTTGGATGGTTTCAGCTTGTCGACTACCCGTGACAATTCTTCTATTGTAAAGCTTGCTCCCAGTACCTCCCTATCCTAACTGCCTAATCTTGGCAGcttggagctttccaggaacTCCCTTAGAGCTCTTTTTGTTCTAGAATTGTGTGCCACTTTTACTCCATTGCAGCCcttgtaccctccccccccctgcctaagtgagattggggggtcTGCTTCTCTAACTACTTCACTAGTTGTTGGGCTGTACCaattggtaaacaggagggctgagtgctccacgATGTTGTGGGcagaaacaggacaggatcacAGGTTACTTTTGTTCTtgcttggtgcagcacctccagtcagcatggatcctctgtgaaGGCAGGGGATGGTCCATGCAGACACCTCTTCTTCTTTAAGCAGACAGTAAATCACACTCCATTATATTTTCTTGGTATTTATTGCATGCAGATTTCATAAAAGAGCCATTACATTCTTCCCTTCCAGCTGTGCCCTGACTCAGGCTTTAGGCCCAGGTCAGGCCTGTtggacctctcctcacatctccttATGAGATGGGGGCAgatgttgctcactccacagagggaggagagaaaatgaCAAAAGCCCAGAATTTAGGAAAGTACCATtatttatatcctttggggagtggctgtaactctgactcataacaaaccagatctggatactgataggccctcacatccagtgtgtggtccaatcagtacccacccctcaggttggcactctcttgctgttgctaaggcccgcccttggatactctGTTACAATCCAAGGATTCAAAACCACACAAGGCCTTAGGAAGGAATTATCCCCTCCACTTCCAgcacctaacagggcttacattgGTACGGCCCAGGAAAAGACATAGCGCCCAGGAGGCTATGCTATACCATCATATAGATCTTCATAACATTTTTTAAAATTCCTCCACTATTAGTTTTGGGTTGGCCGTGGTAGATCCTGATTTGCGCTCACTTTCAGAATCGGAGCCTGCGTTCCGTGACTCTGAACTTCCCGCCTTAGCCATCTCCGatctattaaaataatccgttagTACCGGGGTCCCCCTTTTGGCCTGTTTGGATGTTCCTATGGTTGCCGCCGCTGTCGGATTTGCGATATTTATCTGCCGCTTTAGATTCTTTTTACTGCCGGTGGGGGCGGAGCCCAAGTTTTAGGCAACTATTTCCCTTGCCGACGCGCATGCGCTCCCCTTAGAACATTTTTAAAAGAGCAAAGTTATTCAATATTGCAGGTGACTGCTGTGTCACTCCTCTGAAGACGAGCCACTTTAATAAAACTGCAATTTGGTTTTCAGGCGTGGGCGTTGCCTAGTGGCAAAGGTATGTATAGCTGCTTTTGAATGTTACTATTTTGCTTCAGCAGCATCTTGTTTAGGAtcaggctgtttttttttttttaaattttatgtttgtttatttattttcctggGGAAGCTGTGCCTTTAATTCAAActggtggtggccatcttggatccggCTGAAACGCAGGTTGGAACGCACAGAGCAAGACAGCTCAGTCAATCAGCTGCtctgctctgtccccctcctcaCAGCGGGGGCGCAGGAAGGCGGCGCAGGAAGGCGGCGCAGGAAGgcggaggggggtgtgggcagggCTGAAGGTAAGCCCGGGCACACAGCTCCCTCTCTGTCACAGGGCAATGGCGGCCATTATAGATGCCACACAGCCGAACCAGAGCCTCGCACCACCACCGCACATACCGTTTACAGTCCAGCCCTTAGATGGGAGGCAAGTCTGAAAGCCCCGGTGGCGCAGATAGCCGTAGACCGCTCCGCCTATAGCCGCTAGCTCTTATCTTCTTTATTGGTGCCCAGTGTGTTAGGAGGTACTGGGAGCTCGGTGGTGCCGCAATGTCACTGCCTTTTTCGCCACTCACTTTTATTCTGCTCCCGTGGTGTTCGCCTCCTAGGTCATCCGACCCGTGGGTGATCCGGCAGGCGGGCACGAATAGCCCGCGATCGCAAGCAAGTCTGCTTCTGGGATTCTTGgcatataataattattattttttctgagtTTGGACTAGTATTACTCAGTCAATGTTTATCTTAGGGAGCTTCAGCCAAACCCGACTATCCCTGTCAGGCTCCAAACCACGCCCCTCCactctttcttaaatctgtctcagcgtttcccctactgaaatccctctcctggcttcctatcaaatcccgtatctcacactcaattctcctcctcacttttaaagctttactcttctgcccctccttacatctcagccctattttcttgctatgcaccatcccgacactTGCATTGTACCCCCTTtctatctaaagctctctccctccttaaacctttctcactgccccacacctctggaatgacctttaaaacccaccttaagacacacttgcttaaagaagcatgtgagtagcaccgtggataatactaaacacatgatacataaagcttggccccctgcagatgcacttaccagaatgccctcctactgtctctgtaaattcttcctaccaattagattgtaagctcttcggagctcctcttccgaaatattactttttgtatgaagcacttattcccatcatttgctatttgtattatttgttatttacggtatatgattgtcacgtgtattattactgtgaagcgctatgcacattaatggcgctatataaataaagacctacatacatacaagtcTGGTTATCAGGCATCTCAATGTTAGAACAGAAGGATTGTTGGGTGGGGACAGAAATCAGGTCTCTTCGGCTCAAAGCATGCTGGGAGCTGTAGTCTTAGCACCTCCTCCCAGCATGCACACATTTATTGGGGCAGTGTTAGGGGCTCAGGAGGAGATATGACACATaaaaggagcagttaggggaggagctgCTTTGCGCGTTATTATAAAGGGAATATATGAGAGTTTGCACCTGTAACTGCCTCTGTTTCATATTTTCTTTCTGTTAATTACATGAAGGATCAAGGCACAAAACATGATATAAATTTAATAAGAATAGATATGACACGGCCTTCTCCTGCCGGCACCTCTTAGTTTTATTTCCTCTTCTGTTATCAATATTCTGCAGCTTTCTGCCTGTCTGAGAGTCACAGCCCGCAACTATCGTCTGTGCAAGTCTGTATAGTAAAGAGGGAGAGATGACCACGTAtcttgataatagtaattttgcccattactgtgctgtatgtgtttggtggtgtgggggagctgtattgatgtaaatgtaggccatgtttttgtttttttaaatacaggattggtacagcaggccagcggggacaacccaaggacccccagccacccacagggaccacctgaggaaccACGGGGGAcagctgcggggaagaaccagtggccccacagctgtgggggtccCAGCCACCCACGgggccacccgagggccccccagacacccgtgggaatcaCCCCAGGGCCCcgagacacccgcagggaccacctggatgcccacagagcctagcggggatAACCCAAGTCCCCCAGACACTGGTGGGCACCCCCAGGGTGAACTGTGGAACCTGCGGAAACCCATCTGGACTACCGGGGCCCCCTGCTGGACtgcggtattaatcctgtgtgtaaaaaaaataatggtttcatgaatattgtaatggtttattagggacctaggaggtgggtagtggggctgttatgtgtatttttgtttattgtgggtagtgggggtgggtgaatggggtattggtcccaaggaagggtgtttaggcctaccgggtggggggtagcgggaggggttaaccccttcattaccttagcgatattaaccgctaagataaagaagaggttaagtcatcctgcaacccccccgcaaggcctaaacacccacccagggccaaataccaccttcacccacccccgctacaataagcctggcacgggtgtataaccccttcattgccttggcagtaatgaagttgcctgtaaatgcattttttatgcatcagattcatgccgggggtctctggtgctgatattaatggatttcATCTCcgggacacatgcattttattttcatcgctgcttcaccccaccttcttgccaacttttgtggcaggacaatttggagaagaaacagccattttaaagtggcgatcagccgcaataagctgatcagggcttatagaattgagcgtgtttgaaaaaccgGCGATcagtgccaaaaagtggcttatcgccgcgcgtctgccgatttttatttttttttcggcAAAAAACCCGgtaatttttgctcttatcgccagcttctctgggcttactcgctgcttactgcattagggccttagggaggatttgttcttataaagtataccaagtttggcataggatttggatgtcagggtatcaatgtgcaacccaaatgttaaatgggagttgaactatatgcccagatatttcaaacaagtaacaggggctaggatggtattagagttggtttttatctgaagctctgtcattggaagctttagcaatttagctctggtcccaaataccattgttacagtcttgtcagtgtttaaactcagtttgttttgggaaattcagtttcaagtctcaaaaaatcagattgaagtatgtgttcaaggtcagagaggcgagggctgcgtgcatataggataagatctaaggcctctcacaataacccgttaggaatattaattcctcatctatccgacataagtataaaatatactctaaccaagacccctaatacagagttacccaccttatacgggagcagctgccagacgagtatagtaaatatatcttatttcttttaccactggagggcagcgtggagttacaaggagtggcgcccgtaaggacgacgtgccagtgaGACGGAAGGAGATGCgcgcacacttttatgtgaaacggatatatttggggagggatttagtagtctgagtgagaaaattgatattttgtcacaatggataaatgtaaaaattaaccatttaaaaatgcacagattttatccacCTTTTGGAAATtggggatgttgcctaaaagtctgagaatgccacccatgggctttaatgaagcagcatttgtgggctaaagggaacagcattatgtataaaggtattttggactcgatataaataattgaagccaaaaactaatattaagtaaattgagaatggaaaaatcttcagcacaaacgtacagaatgtgatattctgagagatcttccagatgttatcaaatcccacaatgaatatatagaaaatgtctgtatagaacgagtcaaacaagaatatgccaataaaacgtttaattgggagatacaggggcgaCAATTCAGGTAATttagccggtcagccagtagagcaggtcagccggtcagccggtagagcaggtcagccggtagagcaggtcagccagtagagcaggtcagccggacagccggtagagcaggtcagccggtcagccggtagagcaggtcagccagtcagccagtggagcaggtcagccggtcagccggtcagccagtggagcaggtcagctggtcagctctgagatcagcattacttatatcccctacacgttgccccctgcatgtaatgctgcggaacagcccgcactgcatatactgtacatgagatacttaaccctttcttttcgctcgactctaatctgaatgatttgctaattggtttgtaattagagagatatttgtagcagaatcccatgtatgttctttttacactTTTAgaaaccgttttgtgtaataaaagatatgacagatcagaggggcttcctgtttgcacgtgtgttttggcagaagtgtatatgtgaccctataaacctgtctcacacccgggcttggcagcgtgacactagtgcaggatcctggggaagaatcactgagctgttagcaatagatacaacggatagaaaagacactacacataggttggattaaagagaatattttattgaaataattaatctctttgctggtaggggcctgcagcacattgcagagcgatatagtaacacgcagagcaatgcattgcaggcccctccggcagcaaaggggtgaagatcaatgcagggtgtataaagatctcactgataagtcatgcacaaagggcagtttgttgctgtgatccagaggaaggcgaaacataacccctgctgtgcaatgggggaaaaaaattccttcctgaccccattaaatggcgatcggagggtccctggatcactgcgcagtgagatcagatggagcagcacagatcagcgttattatacacaggggcacactcagtatatagagatgcggatgatggggcccttgtgcccctgtgtataactcacctgctcccccatccccctgcatatctatcccattcacccccttTCCTCCCGCAtatctcgcagggccggccgtccattagacggtcgcctagcgcgcaaaggttttaggggcgcattaataataattataattttttactcttattattttttatttatttatgggtttttttaaaattatttttcttttttttatccagtattttggcgcccttttatttttattatgcgtCGCGCTGGGTTGCGGTCgtagccccgatagctacgccactgtttattttattattttatttatcttattattatttttatacaactggggcgcaaattttaagtttcacctagggcgcatgaaacccgtgcacCGGCCCTGCTCCTagttctctcaccctctcatgcCCAATattcctatctccctctagtacctgtccctcccgcagccttcctgatcttatctgcctctcctgctgttaaaccaacttctcagggcccctagaatacccctgtttcTATGCCCTGGCCCCTCTGCTACCTGCCCCCGGGATCTTCTCCCGAACCTGTGAAAGGGGAAGCAGCACATccctccacacctctcgtattcccCTTCGTTGTTGTCCACCTCGTCACCCCACTTGTCGTCCGCCTTGAAGTCCGTCTCGCTTTCCGTCTCGCTGTCCACCTCGCTGTCCGCCTCGCTGTCCGCCTCGCTGTGTGCCTTGTTGTCCGCCTCGCTGTCCGTCTCGCTGTCCGCCTCGCTGTCCATCTCGCTGTCTGCCTCGCTGTCCATCTCGCTGTCCGCCTCACTGTCCGCCTCGCTGTCTGCCTCGCTGTCAGCTTCGCTGTCCGTCTCGCTGTCTGCCTCATAGCCCgtctcgtagcccgcctcgttgcCCGCCTTGCagcccgcctcgtagcccgcctcgttgtCCGCCTCATCGTCTGCCTCGTCGTCTgactcgtcgtccgcctcgtcgtCCGCATCATCGTCCTCTAggacaaagggcaccacctttgtGCGTCcgctgacctgcaggagacatgaagtgtttgtaaccagggacagtgatactctgtatcgcaagagttcctgtgacacttataccccctccccaatacccaattataccgccctccaca containing:
- the LOC142475963 gene encoding uncharacterized protein LOC142475963, whose amino-acid sequence is AGLSVPCAFNAGAHEKLGQAYFRHADIRDVRRHWKLGVGQKEEACSRGRSGTRPREDWQTARLEEGGIHVITLLSSVSQAWKEEDSDEEEARNSASQAWEEEDSDEEESRNRALEVSGRTKVVPFVLEDDDADDEADDESDDEADDEADNEAGYEAGCKAGNEAGYETGYEADSETDSEADSEADSEADSEADSEMDSEADSEMDSEADSETDSEADNKAHSEADSEADSEVDSETESETDFKADDKWGDEVDNNEGEYERCGGMCCFPFHRFGRRSRGQVAEGPGHRNRGILGALRSWFNSRRGR